A section of the Elusimicrobiaceae bacterium genome encodes:
- a CDS encoding diacylglycerol kinase family lipid kinase, with protein MENTRYRFIVNPNSGSRTAQCALPELVRELFPAGTGLHYSDARGDARRLAADAVRQGVDVVVAAGGDGTINEVVQSLAHTNTTLGIVALGSGNGLARSLGLSLDCRAAARKILDGAVSVIDLGRANGEYFANIAGIGVDERIGGSFNQSGETGRRGMLKYFVLGAREFLSYAPGEYVVSGDGFSFVIKPYTIAVANGREYGSGAAIAGHADLSDGVLELVCIRHMPLWRVPGAVMRLFSGRLGACDAVCARSVTTLTIKSAGPISYHLDGESRACGPELAIAVEAGALKILC; from the coding sequence ATGGAAAACACACGTTACCGTTTTATAGTCAATCCCAATTCCGGCAGCCGCACGGCGCAGTGCGCTTTGCCGGAGCTGGTGCGGGAGCTTTTCCCGGCGGGAACCGGGCTGCATTATTCCGACGCGCGCGGCGACGCGCGCAGGCTGGCCGCCGACGCCGTGCGGCAGGGGGTTGACGTGGTGGTCGCCGCGGGCGGCGACGGGACGATTAACGAGGTGGTTCAGTCGCTCGCGCATACAAACACCACGCTTGGCATTGTCGCGCTGGGTTCGGGCAACGGGCTGGCGCGTTCGCTGGGGCTGTCGCTGGATTGCCGGGCCGCCGCGCGGAAAATTCTGGACGGCGCGGTTTCCGTCATTGATCTGGGCCGCGCCAACGGCGAGTATTTCGCCAACATAGCCGGGATCGGAGTGGACGAGCGGATAGGCGGGTCTTTCAATCAGTCGGGCGAGACGGGCCGGCGCGGCATGCTGAAATATTTCGTGCTGGGCGCGCGCGAGTTTCTAAGCTACGCGCCCGGCGAATATGTTGTTTCCGGCGACGGGTTTTCTTTTGTGATAAAGCCCTATACTATTGCCGTCGCCAACGGCCGCGAATACGGCAGCGGGGCGGCTATCGCCGGCCATGCCGACCTTTCCGACGGGGTTCTGGAACTGGTCTGCATCCGGCACATGCCTTTGTGGCGGGTGCCGGGCGCGGTGATGCGGCTGTTCTCCGGGCGGCTGGGCGCTTGCGACGCGGTGTGCGCCCGCAGCGTCACAACGCTCACGATAAAAAGCGCCGGCCCCATTTCCTATCATCTTGACGGGGAAAGCCGGGCCTGCGGCCCGGAACTGGCCATTGCCGTAGAAGCCGGCGCGCTTAAAATTCTTTGCTGA